In one window of Pseudoalteromonas espejiana DSM 9414 DNA:
- the crcB gene encoding fluoride efflux transporter CrcB has product MIKLYMMIALGGASGACLRFFISETMLKLLGRGFPFGTLTVNILGSLLMGILYGLIDKEIITASPAKTLIGIGFLGALTTFSTFSMDSLLLLQQGHFIKMALNIILNVMICIFMAWLGLQLVMQKG; this is encoded by the coding sequence ATGATTAAACTTTATATGATGATTGCCCTTGGTGGCGCTTCAGGGGCCTGTTTACGGTTTTTTATTAGCGAAACCATGCTAAAACTCCTTGGTAGGGGATTCCCTTTTGGCACGTTGACGGTTAATATTCTTGGTTCATTGTTAATGGGCATTTTGTACGGTTTGATAGATAAAGAAATTATCACCGCAAGCCCCGCCAAAACCCTTATTGGTATTGGCTTTTTAGGTGCGTTAACCACCTTTTCAACATTCTCAATGGACTCGTTGTTGTTGTTACAACAAGGTCACTTTATTAAAATGGCCCTTAATATCATCTTAAATGTGATGATCTGTATTTTTATGGCTTGGCTGGGCCTTCAGCTGGTAATGCAAAAAGGTTAA
- a CDS encoding replication-associated recombination protein A: MNNLGFNFGPDVRPLAARMRPTTLDEYIGQQHLLSDDKPLHQAIVAGRCHSLILWGPPGVGKTTLAQIIANHADAELIQMSAVTAGVKDIRDSVTQAQDNLQSRGQRTLMFVDEVHRFNKSQQDAFLPHIEDGTFIFVGATTENPSFALNNAILSRARVYVLKSLQESDLYTVIERALLQDEQLNQKNIVIANNAKQALCQASGGDARKVLNLLEQAVDLTTEQNGTYNVDEHVLSQVLPTHLAKYDKGGDEFYDLISAFHKSVRGSSPDGALYWYCRILAGGGDPLYVARRLLAIATEDIGNADPRAMEVALNAWDIFQRVGPSEGERAIAQATLYLASAPKSNAVYMAFNQAKADAKNEPSYPVPEHLRNAPTNLMKDLGYGAEYRYAHNEEGAFAAGEKYLPPEMDTKKYYLPSDRGLEQKIKQKLDYLKERDAQSPLKRYEND; encoded by the coding sequence GTGAATAATTTAGGGTTTAACTTTGGGCCCGATGTACGCCCACTTGCGGCGCGAATGCGCCCAACAACGCTTGACGAATACATAGGTCAGCAACATTTACTTAGTGACGATAAACCCCTGCACCAAGCCATTGTCGCAGGGCGTTGCCATAGCTTAATTTTGTGGGGCCCGCCAGGGGTGGGTAAAACAACCCTTGCGCAAATTATTGCAAACCATGCCGATGCCGAGCTTATACAAATGTCGGCTGTTACCGCAGGCGTAAAAGATATTCGCGACAGCGTAACGCAAGCGCAAGATAACCTCCAAAGCCGCGGACAACGCACCCTTATGTTTGTTGATGAAGTGCACCGCTTTAACAAATCACAGCAAGATGCATTTTTACCTCACATAGAAGATGGCACCTTTATATTTGTAGGCGCAACAACCGAAAACCCCTCGTTTGCACTTAATAACGCTATTTTATCGCGCGCACGCGTGTATGTTTTAAAGTCATTACAAGAGAGCGACCTCTACACAGTGATAGAGCGTGCACTTTTGCAAGATGAGCAACTAAACCAAAAAAACATAGTTATTGCTAATAACGCCAAACAGGCACTGTGCCAAGCAAGCGGTGGTGATGCCCGTAAAGTGTTAAATCTGCTTGAACAAGCGGTTGATTTAACCACCGAGCAAAACGGCACATACAATGTAGATGAGCATGTATTAAGCCAAGTACTTCCCACGCATTTAGCTAAATACGATAAAGGCGGCGATGAATTTTACGATTTAATATCGGCTTTTCATAAGTCAGTACGCGGAAGCTCACCCGATGGTGCGCTTTATTGGTACTGCCGTATTTTAGCTGGCGGTGGCGACCCTCTTTATGTAGCAAGGCGTTTACTTGCCATTGCAACAGAAGACATAGGCAACGCCGACCCCCGAGCGATGGAAGTGGCGTTAAACGCATGGGATATATTTCAGCGTGTAGGCCCAAGTGAGGGCGAGCGCGCCATTGCACAAGCCACCTTATATTTAGCCAGCGCACCGAAAAGTAATGCGGTTTATATGGCATTTAACCAAGCAAAGGCAGATGCCAAAAACGAACCAAGTTACCCGGTGCCTGAGCATTTACGCAATGCACCAACCAACTTAATGAAAGACTTAGGTTATGGCGCCGAATACCGCTATGCGCATAACGAAGAGGGTGCCTTTGCCGCAGGTGAAAAGTACTTACCACCAGAAATGGACACTAAGAAATATTACTTACCGAGCGATCGCGGCCTTGAGCAAAAAATTAAACAAAAACTCGATTACCTAAAAGAGCGCGATGCGCAAAGCCCACTTAAACGGTACGAAAATGATTAA
- the lolA gene encoding outer membrane lipoprotein chaperone LolA yields MKKLNSLLLVLGSLIATPSFADDSQALQDKLATLKSFKAQFSQNVTDSQGQAVMQGEGTIALKQPMMIRWQQTNPDDTLFVSNGDKTYYFDSFAEQVTIMDTHSLIDSTPFVLLTSKDPAQWEKYSVQATNSGYSVTPNKGVESQVEQLDITFAGNEQGLAKLVVTDNSGQLSSFSFSDAKVNTALDTSTFEFTPPEGVEIDDQSNGE; encoded by the coding sequence ATGAAAAAATTAAACAGTTTATTATTAGTGCTTGGCAGTTTAATTGCCACGCCTAGCTTTGCTGACGACAGCCAAGCACTGCAAGACAAACTAGCCACACTTAAAAGCTTTAAAGCGCAGTTTTCACAAAATGTAACCGACTCGCAAGGCCAAGCAGTTATGCAAGGCGAGGGCACAATTGCCCTTAAACAGCCTATGATGATCCGCTGGCAGCAAACAAACCCAGACGATACTTTATTTGTATCAAATGGCGACAAAACCTATTACTTCGACAGTTTTGCTGAGCAAGTAACCATAATGGATACCCACAGCCTTATAGACTCAACACCGTTTGTATTGCTTACCTCAAAAGATCCCGCACAATGGGAAAAATATAGCGTACAAGCTACTAACTCTGGCTATAGTGTTACGCCAAATAAAGGCGTAGAGAGCCAAGTAGAACAGCTTGATATTACCTTTGCAGGTAACGAGCAAGGCCTTGCTAAGTTAGTTGTTACCGATAACTCTGGTCAGCTTTCATCATTTAGCTTTAGCGATGCAAAAGTAAATACCGCGCTTGATACAAGTACCTTTGAATTTACCCCGCCAGAGGGTGTTGAAATAGACGATCAGAGTAACGGTGAATAA
- a CDS encoding DNA translocase FtsK, whose product MRLNGVQRLLETGLIISTFAAIFILCALISFDPADPAWSQTGEFRNVKNITGTAGAWIADILLLTFGWLAYLVPAAIQLFGYLLFKQPHRILQLDYTTLALRVIGFALFITSATAISSINFDDIYNFSSGGVVGDVIASAMMPAFNFTGTSILLLCFFFAGLTLLTGVSWVEFVDYLGDLVVRAYRYIANYAQGWMQRERIANNSVPADAEFNKEDFADISFDEQEPEFEQAPVKNKKQDKQKAITKEQPTFSEPQISDDYSPFDELDDILDQEIGFSAIDDEPIDTAAALNALDQSQVVEPEKPVTTVVSPARPMPKPKPAYQPPPTAKEKFEELLDKELPPGPLPSLDLLDRPDKAKNPISQEELDTVSRLVETKLLDFNVQATVVGVYPGPVVTRFELDLAPGIKVSKITGLSKDLARSLSAISVRVVEVIPGKTYIGIELPNKYREIVRLSEVINAPKFEQNPSPLTMVLGKDIAGQPVCADLGKMPHLLVAGTTGSGKSVGVNVMILSLLYKSGPEDVRMIMIDPKMLELSVYEGIPHLLCEVVTDMKEAANALRWCVGEMERRYKLMSALGVRNLKGYNQKVMEAKEAGYPILDPLFKDTDGMKEGPDELDKLPSIVVVIDEFADMMMIVGKKVEELIARIAQKARAAGIHLVLATQRPSVDVITGLIKANIPTRMAFQVSSKIDSRTILDQQGAENLLGMGDMLYLPPGTSVPERVHGAFVDDHEVHAVVNDWKARGKPNYVDEILNGEATEDILLPGEASESADEESDPLYDEAVAFVIETGKVSVSSVQRKLRVGYNRAARLVEQMETSGIVSSPGHNGARDVLVPNGAN is encoded by the coding sequence ATGCGCCTAAACGGTGTGCAAAGACTATTAGAAACAGGGCTGATCATCAGCACCTTTGCGGCAATATTCATTTTATGTGCTTTAATCAGCTTTGATCCAGCTGACCCTGCGTGGTCGCAAACTGGTGAATTTAGAAATGTAAAAAATATCACAGGCACTGCAGGTGCGTGGATTGCCGACATACTATTACTTACATTTGGCTGGCTTGCTTATTTAGTACCGGCCGCTATTCAATTATTTGGTTATTTATTATTTAAGCAACCCCACCGAATTTTACAGCTTGATTACACAACACTTGCGCTTCGCGTTATAGGCTTTGCCTTATTTATAACGTCAGCTACCGCCATTAGCAGCATTAATTTTGATGATATTTATAACTTTTCATCGGGCGGGGTAGTGGGCGATGTAATTGCATCGGCGATGATGCCTGCATTCAACTTTACTGGCACCTCTATTTTATTATTATGTTTCTTTTTTGCAGGCCTTACTTTATTAACTGGCGTATCTTGGGTTGAATTTGTAGATTACCTGGGTGACTTAGTGGTAAGGGCATACCGATACATTGCTAATTACGCACAAGGTTGGATGCAAAGAGAACGAATTGCCAATAATAGCGTCCCAGCTGATGCTGAGTTTAATAAAGAAGATTTTGCCGACATTAGCTTTGATGAGCAAGAGCCAGAATTTGAACAAGCACCTGTTAAAAATAAAAAACAAGATAAACAAAAAGCCATTACTAAAGAGCAACCAACGTTTAGCGAGCCACAAATTAGTGATGACTACAGCCCATTTGATGAGCTTGACGATATACTCGACCAAGAAATTGGCTTTAGCGCCATAGACGATGAGCCAATAGATACAGCGGCTGCACTTAACGCGCTTGATCAAAGCCAAGTAGTTGAACCTGAAAAACCAGTTACTACGGTTGTATCGCCAGCAAGGCCTATGCCTAAGCCAAAACCTGCGTATCAGCCACCGCCAACAGCAAAAGAAAAATTTGAAGAGTTACTTGATAAAGAGCTGCCACCGGGGCCTTTACCTTCACTTGATTTACTCGACAGACCAGACAAAGCTAAAAACCCAATTTCTCAAGAAGAGCTCGATACCGTATCGCGCCTTGTTGAAACAAAATTACTCGACTTTAACGTACAAGCCACTGTAGTAGGGGTTTACCCGGGGCCTGTAGTAACGCGTTTTGAGCTTGATTTAGCACCAGGCATAAAGGTGTCTAAAATCACTGGCTTATCTAAAGATTTAGCCCGTTCACTTTCAGCTATTAGCGTACGTGTAGTTGAAGTTATACCTGGGAAAACATATATAGGCATAGAACTGCCTAACAAATACCGCGAAATTGTACGTTTATCTGAGGTAATTAATGCTCCTAAATTTGAGCAAAACCCATCACCATTAACCATGGTGCTAGGTAAAGATATTGCAGGGCAACCTGTATGTGCCGATTTAGGTAAAATGCCACACTTACTGGTAGCGGGTACCACCGGTTCTGGTAAGTCAGTGGGCGTTAATGTGATGATATTAAGCTTACTGTACAAATCGGGCCCTGAAGATGTTCGTATGATCATGATTGACCCAAAAATGCTTGAGCTTTCGGTATACGAAGGTATTCCGCATTTATTGTGTGAAGTAGTCACCGATATGAAAGAAGCGGCTAACGCGCTGCGTTGGTGTGTAGGCGAAATGGAGCGCCGCTATAAATTAATGTCGGCGCTGGGTGTACGTAACTTAAAAGGTTACAACCAAAAAGTAATGGAAGCCAAAGAGGCGGGTTACCCAATTCTTGACCCCTTATTTAAAGACACCGACGGCATGAAAGAAGGCCCAGATGAGCTAGATAAACTACCAAGCATAGTGGTAGTTATTGACGAATTTGCCGACATGATGATGATTGTAGGTAAAAAAGTTGAAGAGCTAATTGCACGTATTGCGCAAAAAGCACGTGCTGCAGGCATACACTTAGTACTTGCAACACAGCGCCCATCGGTAGATGTAATTACCGGCTTAATTAAAGCCAATATACCTACGAGAATGGCGTTTCAGGTATCAAGTAAAATAGACTCGCGTACCATACTTGACCAGCAAGGCGCCGAAAACCTATTAGGTATGGGTGACATGCTTTATTTACCGCCAGGAACAAGTGTACCAGAGCGTGTGCATGGCGCGTTTGTTGACGACCATGAAGTACACGCCGTTGTAAATGATTGGAAAGCACGTGGTAAACCAAACTACGTAGACGAAATTTTAAATGGCGAAGCCACGGAAGATATTTTATTACCCGGTGAAGCAAGCGAAAGCGCAGATGAAGAGTCAGACCCTCTTTACGACGAAGCGGTCGCATTTGTAATAGAAACCGGTAAAGTATCGGTATCGTCAGTACAGCGTAAATTGCGTGTTGGCTATAACCGTGCAGCACGACTAGTAGAACAAATGGAAACATCGGGTATCGTGAGTTCGCCAGGTCACAACGGCGCTCGTGATGTATTAGTACCTAATGGAGCAAATTAA
- the lrp gene encoding leucine-responsive transcriptional regulator Lrp, whose protein sequence is MHQLLDRIDRKILMELQHDGRLSNVELARRVGLSATPCLERVKKLEREGYILGYKAVVDPAKLGQGLSVYVEVTITKTSPDVFDEFSAAVKKHEEIIECHLVSGNFDFLLKTRVNDMSEYRGVLGDILLKLPNVSESRTYVVMEEVKGEDGVIIRPYIA, encoded by the coding sequence ATGCATCAGTTATTAGACAGAATTGACCGCAAAATTTTAATGGAATTACAGCACGATGGACGCCTTTCAAATGTTGAACTGGCCCGACGAGTTGGCCTGAGTGCCACGCCCTGTCTGGAGCGTGTTAAAAAATTAGAGCGTGAAGGCTACATACTTGGCTATAAAGCGGTGGTCGATCCTGCAAAGCTTGGGCAGGGGTTATCTGTGTATGTTGAAGTGACCATTACTAAAACGTCACCCGATGTATTTGACGAATTTAGCGCAGCCGTAAAAAAGCACGAAGAAATAATAGAGTGCCATTTAGTATCAGGCAATTTTGACTTTTTATTAAAAACCCGTGTAAACGATATGTCGGAGTACCGCGGCGTATTAGGCGACATTCTTTTAAAATTACCTAACGTAAGCGAAAGCCGCACTTATGTAGTGATGGAAGAAGTAAAAGGAGAAGACGGCGTTATTATTCGCCCTTATATTGCTTAA
- the ald gene encoding alanine dehydrogenase — MIIGVPKEIKNHEYRVGMVPASVRELVNHGHQVIVETDAGMGIGFTNEDYTQAGAEILATAADVFAKAEMIVKVKEPQAVERAMLREDQILFTYLHLAPDLPQTEDLVKSKAVCIAYETVTDARGGLPLLAPMSEVAGRMSIQAGAQALEKSNHGRGMLLGGVPGVEAAKVVVIGGGMVGRSAAQMAVGMGADVVVLDRNIDVLRALDAQFGNKVKAIYSTADALEKHVLEADLVIGGVLIPGAAAPKLVTADHIKAMKPGAAIVDVAIDQGGCIATSKATTHADPTYIVDEVVHYCVANMPGAVPRTSTFALNNATLPFIINLANKGYKKALLDDAHFLKGLNVIKGQVTYKEVAEAFNMEYVDPRTAVENA, encoded by the coding sequence ATGATTATTGGTGTACCTAAAGAAATTAAAAACCATGAATACCGTGTAGGTATGGTTCCTGCGAGTGTTCGTGAACTAGTAAATCACGGCCACCAAGTGATTGTTGAAACTGATGCAGGTATGGGCATTGGTTTTACAAACGAAGATTACACACAAGCTGGCGCTGAAATTTTAGCAACTGCTGCTGATGTTTTTGCTAAAGCAGAGATGATCGTAAAAGTAAAAGAGCCTCAAGCTGTTGAACGTGCCATGTTACGTGAAGACCAAATTTTATTTACTTACCTTCACCTTGCACCTGATCTTCCACAAACTGAAGACCTTGTTAAGAGCAAAGCAGTTTGTATTGCATACGAAACCGTCACTGACGCACGTGGTGGTTTACCGCTTCTTGCACCTATGAGTGAAGTAGCTGGTCGTATGTCTATTCAGGCTGGTGCACAAGCGCTTGAAAAATCTAACCACGGCCGCGGCATGCTTCTTGGTGGCGTACCAGGTGTTGAAGCTGCTAAAGTTGTTGTAATTGGCGGCGGCATGGTTGGCCGTAGCGCAGCGCAAATGGCTGTTGGTATGGGCGCAGACGTTGTAGTACTTGACCGTAACATTGATGTACTTCGTGCATTAGACGCGCAATTTGGTAATAAAGTAAAAGCGATTTACTCAACTGCCGATGCACTTGAAAAACATGTACTAGAAGCAGACCTAGTAATTGGTGGCGTACTAATCCCTGGTGCAGCAGCACCTAAACTAGTAACAGCTGATCACATTAAAGCAATGAAGCCTGGCGCTGCAATTGTGGATGTTGCTATTGACCAAGGTGGTTGTATTGCTACTTCTAAAGCAACTACACACGCTGATCCAACATACATTGTTGATGAAGTTGTTCACTACTGTGTTGCTAACATGCCTGGCGCTGTTCCACGTACATCTACGTTTGCACTTAACAATGCAACATTGCCTTTCATTATTAACCTTGCAAACAAAGGTTACAAAAAGGCACTACTTGATGACGCTCACTTCTTAAAAGGCTTAAACGTAATTAAAGGCCAAGTTACATACAAAGAAGTAGCAGAAGCGTTCAACATGGAATATGTTGACCCACGCACTGCAGTAGAAAACGCATAA
- a CDS encoding IS4 family transposase, with protein MQLTTALSLANGYAPNSEGLGQLSDFLCSDFIKQCAETAGVATIRRRRLPVEMAVWTVICMSLYREDPLWSIVSKLGLALPGKKELVAPSAVVQARQRLGAGAVKEVFEQSQKMWNKDANHPTWCGLSLLGVDGVIWRTPDTQENHQEFSAWKNQHGDTAFPQVRMVCLMELTSHLLLGSAFDSCRSSEMVLAEDLIEVTPDNSLTLFDRGFYSLGLLNRWHHAGKNRHWLQPMRKGTQYEVVRSLGRQDKLIKLKTTAQARKKFADLPMDIEVRLVTKTIKGKEVNILTSLSDPMRFPKAEIVDLYSDRWEIELGYREMKQTLLNSHFTLRSKKPDMIAQELWGIMLSYNLLRYQMVKMAQKKPGLYAKHLSFTTCAISIINLIHTMFIENAGRIPKSIEQLQAQVEHHILPIKRERAYPRCVKPKPSKYSNKKRQSVVN; from the coding sequence TTGCAACTCACTACCGCACTTTCTCTTGCCAATGGCTATGCCCCTAACTCAGAAGGCTTAGGTCAACTGAGTGATTTTTTATGCTCTGATTTTATCAAACAATGTGCTGAAACAGCCGGTGTCGCGACTATAAGACGAAGAAGGCTGCCTGTTGAAATGGCTGTTTGGACTGTAATTTGTATGTCACTTTATCGTGAAGACCCACTCTGGAGCATTGTCAGTAAATTGGGTTTAGCATTACCCGGTAAAAAAGAGCTTGTTGCGCCTAGTGCTGTCGTACAAGCAAGACAACGCCTTGGCGCTGGTGCAGTGAAAGAAGTCTTTGAACAAAGTCAAAAAATGTGGAATAAGGATGCTAACCATCCCACATGGTGCGGGTTATCTCTCTTAGGCGTTGATGGCGTTATTTGGCGCACACCTGATACCCAGGAAAATCATCAAGAATTTTCTGCTTGGAAAAACCAGCACGGTGATACGGCCTTTCCTCAAGTTCGTATGGTATGCCTAATGGAGCTGACTAGCCATTTATTATTGGGGAGTGCCTTTGATAGCTGCCGCTCAAGCGAAATGGTACTTGCAGAAGACTTAATCGAAGTAACACCCGATAATTCACTCACGTTATTTGACAGAGGCTTTTATTCTTTGGGCTTACTAAATCGCTGGCATCATGCAGGAAAAAACCGCCATTGGCTCCAACCCATGAGAAAAGGAACCCAGTACGAAGTCGTTCGCTCTTTAGGACGTCAAGACAAACTCATCAAACTAAAAACAACAGCGCAAGCGAGAAAAAAGTTTGCAGACTTACCTATGGACATTGAAGTAAGGCTGGTAACGAAAACAATTAAAGGGAAAGAAGTAAATATTCTGACGTCATTGAGCGACCCAATGCGTTTTCCCAAGGCTGAAATCGTTGACTTATACAGCGACCGATGGGAAATAGAACTTGGCTATCGAGAAATGAAACAAACCTTATTAAATAGTCACTTCACGTTACGCAGTAAAAAGCCAGATATGATAGCGCAAGAGCTATGGGGCATAATGCTTAGCTATAACTTACTCAGGTATCAGATGGTAAAAATGGCGCAGAAAAAGCCGGGACTTTATGCCAAGCACCTGAGTTTTACGACGTGCGCAATCAGTATTATTAACTTAATTCACACGATGTTTATAGAGAATGCGGGACGTATCCCAAAATCTATTGAGCAACTACAAGCACAAGTTGAACATCATATTTTACCGATAAAACGAGAGAGAGCGTATCCAAGGTGTGTGAAACCAAAGCCCAGTAAGTATTCCAATAAAAAACGCCAGTCAGTTGTTAACTGA
- the pssA gene encoding CDP-diacylglycerol--serine O-phosphatidyltransferase — translation MLFWQEKPAFGLTSKDVNVLTNAQEYRTQLLRLISNAKKRIYITALYLQDDEAGREILEALHRVSLANPDLEIKVLVDFHRAQRGLIGAAKSDGNASLYCDYLEKFKSNVQVYGVPVKAKELFGVLHLKGFVVDDTLLYSGASLNNVYLQYNERYRLDRYFLVTQSELCDSVVDFIETKLIGSQAVPRIDTRPLKRLIDFKFEQKQLMRDLKSASYANASKANTDPLGIRLFLGLGRRNNSLNRLIKNLFDTTEQELVLYTPYFNFPAPLMRSLRRLLKQGKQVTIVVGDKTANDFYLPPSEPFSKIGALPYLYETILHKFVKSQKRHIDNGNLNVYLWKDESNSFHLKGICADRQRHLLSGHNLNPRAWGLDIENGILIDDPEQSIMQAIDNEKQEILKHCRRLTGPNDLETMEDYPQPVKKLLGQAKRVKVDFIIKRFI, via the coding sequence ATGTTATTTTGGCAGGAAAAACCCGCATTTGGGTTGACTTCAAAAGACGTTAACGTCTTAACCAATGCACAAGAGTACCGTACGCAATTGCTGCGTTTAATTAGCAATGCAAAAAAAAGAATCTACATTACGGCACTGTATTTACAAGATGATGAAGCAGGGCGTGAAATACTCGAAGCGCTTCATCGCGTGTCATTGGCAAACCCCGACCTTGAAATAAAAGTGTTGGTAGATTTTCACCGTGCGCAACGAGGTCTTATTGGCGCGGCAAAGTCAGACGGTAATGCAAGTTTATATTGTGACTATTTAGAAAAGTTTAAATCGAACGTACAGGTTTACGGTGTACCCGTAAAAGCAAAAGAGCTTTTTGGAGTATTACATTTAAAAGGCTTTGTTGTAGACGATACGTTGTTATACAGCGGTGCCAGCTTAAATAACGTGTACTTACAATACAACGAGCGTTATAGGCTAGACCGTTACTTTTTAGTGACGCAAAGCGAGCTGTGTGACTCTGTCGTTGATTTTATAGAAACTAAGCTTATTGGTTCACAGGCTGTTCCACGTATTGATACACGCCCGCTTAAGCGCCTAATAGACTTTAAGTTTGAGCAAAAGCAATTAATGCGCGATTTAAAATCGGCAAGTTATGCTAACGCTAGTAAAGCCAACACCGACCCTTTGGGTATTCGTTTATTTTTAGGGCTAGGGCGTCGTAATAACAGCCTAAATCGTTTAATTAAAAACTTGTTTGATACCACAGAGCAAGAGCTTGTGCTTTATACGCCATACTTTAATTTTCCGGCGCCACTTATGCGCTCACTACGCCGGTTATTAAAACAAGGTAAGCAAGTCACTATTGTTGTGGGTGATAAAACAGCTAACGATTTTTACTTACCGCCAAGCGAGCCATTTAGTAAAATTGGTGCATTGCCGTATTTATACGAAACCATTTTGCACAAATTTGTTAAGTCGCAAAAACGCCACATAGATAACGGCAATTTAAATGTGTACTTGTGGAAAGACGAAAGTAACTCGTTTCATTTAAAGGGTATTTGCGCCGACAGACAACGCCACTTACTAAGCGGGCATAACTTAAACCCACGCGCATGGGGCCTTGATATAGAAAATGGTATTTTAATCGACGATCCTGAGCAAAGCATTATGCAAGCGATTGATAACGAAAAGCAGGAAATTTTAAAGCATTGCCGTCGTTTAACCGGACCAAATGATCTAGAAACGATGGAAGATTACCCTCAGCCTGTTAAAAAGCTGCTTGGTCAAGCTAAACGTGTAAAAGTTGATTTTATAATTAAGCGTTTTATATAA
- the trxB gene encoding thioredoxin-disulfide reductase, producing MTEAKHSKLLILGSGPAGYTAAVYAARANLNPVLITGIQQGGQLTTTTEVENWPGDAHGLTGPALMDRMKEHAERFETEIVFDHINKVDVSKRPFTLTGDQGTYTCDALIIATGASAKYLGLESETNFQGRGVSACATCDGFFYKGRKVAVVGGGNTAVEEALYLSNIADEVHVIHRRDSFRSEKILADRLTEKAANGNVIMHYNRTLDEVLGDEMGVTGVRIKDANSDAKETLDLEGVFIAIGHKPNTDMFEGQLEMKDGYLVVESGLNGNATQTSVPGVFAAGDVSDHIYRQAITSAGTGCMAALDAERFLDNL from the coding sequence ATGACTGAAGCAAAACACTCTAAGTTACTAATTTTAGGCTCTGGCCCTGCAGGTTACACTGCCGCAGTGTACGCAGCACGCGCAAATTTAAACCCTGTTTTAATTACCGGTATTCAACAAGGTGGCCAATTAACAACGACAACTGAAGTTGAAAACTGGCCTGGTGATGCGCACGGCTTAACGGGCCCTGCACTAATGGATCGCATGAAAGAGCACGCTGAGCGCTTTGAAACTGAAATAGTGTTTGATCATATCAATAAAGTAGATGTGTCTAAACGCCCTTTCACGTTAACTGGCGACCAAGGTACTTACACGTGTGATGCCTTAATTATTGCAACGGGTGCGTCTGCTAAATACTTAGGTTTAGAATCTGAAACTAATTTTCAGGGCCGCGGTGTTTCTGCATGTGCTACCTGTGATGGTTTTTTCTACAAGGGCCGTAAGGTTGCAGTAGTTGGTGGTGGTAACACAGCCGTTGAAGAAGCACTTTACTTATCTAACATTGCCGATGAAGTACATGTTATTCACCGTCGTGATAGTTTTCGCAGTGAAAAAATTCTTGCCGATCGCCTGACTGAAAAAGCTGCAAACGGCAACGTGATAATGCACTATAACCGTACGCTTGACGAAGTACTTGGCGATGAAATGGGTGTAACGGGTGTGCGTATTAAAGATGCAAACTCTGACGCAAAAGAAACGCTTGACCTTGAAGGTGTATTTATTGCCATTGGCCATAAACCAAACACAGATATGTTTGAAGGCCAACTAGAAATGAAAGATGGCTATTTAGTGGTTGAGTCTGGCCTTAACGGTAACGCAACTCAAACAAGCGTACCAGGCGTTTTTGCTGCCGGTGATGTATCTGACCACATTTACCGCCAAGCAATCACATCAGCGGGTACAGGCTGTATGGCTGCCCTAGATGCAGAGCGTTTCTTAGATAATCTGTAA